The Clostridium septicum genome contains a region encoding:
- a CDS encoding ABC transporter substrate-binding protein, protein MKKLKLLSTVLLATAVAMTSFVGCGNSGGKDSGKDKPVEITWWNFPNFEVKDGQVGKYEEELIKSFEEKNPDIKVNVEMISFNGGGEKLNAAIASNSAPDILYDAPGRIIDFARQGVLAPVDDMIKALNGDVSDELLAGCKLEDTYYMYPFNTTTFMMAANKTMFEEAGLLDLLPLKKEDRLWTIEEFEAALKGIKEAKPDVIPMAFFSKSTAGDQGTRAFVSNLYGGSVMNNDQTSYTFDEEPAVKSMEWVKKSIESGLIGSGSEALASNDAIDLFLQQKSAFTILYSTGLKKNNADKKIGDFEEVLLPIPSPSKDKLALEALIGGLCVFNNGDDAKIEASKKFIDFLANDPDWQKKNLVATGTFSVRDSIKGLYDEEEMKFAEGMGKYTAEYYNTVNGFAEMRTHWFPALQEITLGQTPAKEALKNFNDKANETLNKK, encoded by the coding sequence ATGAAAAAGCTTAAGTTACTATCAACAGTTTTATTAGCTACAGCAGTAGCAATGACATCCTTTGTTGGGTGCGGAAACTCAGGAGGGAAAGACTCAGGTAAGGATAAACCTGTAGAAATTACATGGTGGAATTTTCCTAACTTTGAAGTAAAGGATGGACAAGTTGGAAAGTATGAAGAAGAGTTAATAAAATCATTTGAAGAAAAAAATCCTGATATTAAGGTTAATGTAGAAATGATTTCTTTTAATGGTGGTGGTGAAAAATTAAATGCAGCAATAGCATCTAATTCAGCTCCAGACATTCTATATGATGCACCAGGAAGAATTATTGATTTTGCAAGACAAGGAGTATTAGCACCAGTAGATGATATGATCAAAGCTTTAAATGGAGATGTATCTGATGAATTATTAGCAGGATGTAAACTAGAAGATACTTATTATATGTATCCATTTAATACAACAACATTTATGATGGCGGCAAATAAGACTATGTTTGAAGAAGCAGGTCTTTTAGATTTACTTCCATTGAAAAAGGAAGATAGATTATGGACTATAGAAGAATTTGAAGCTGCACTTAAGGGTATTAAAGAAGCTAAGCCAGATGTTATACCAATGGCATTCTTTAGCAAAAGTACAGCTGGAGACCAAGGAACTAGAGCATTTGTTTCCAATCTGTATGGTGGTAGTGTAATGAATAATGATCAAACATCTTATACTTTTGATGAAGAACCTGCTGTAAAATCTATGGAATGGGTTAAGAAGAGTATAGAAAGTGGTCTAATTGGCTCAGGTAGCGAAGCATTGGCTTCAAATGATGCTATAGATCTATTTTTACAACAAAAATCAGCATTTACAATTCTTTATTCAACAGGACTTAAAAAGAATAATGCTGATAAAAAAATAGGAGATTTTGAAGAAGTATTATTACCAATTCCTTCACCAAGTAAAGATAAACTTGCTTTAGAAGCATTAATAGGTGGATTATGTGTATTTAACAATGGAGATGATGCAAAAATAGAAGCTTCTAAGAAGTTTATAGATTTCTTAGCTAATGATCCAGATTGGCAAAAAAAGAATTTAGTTGCAACTGGTACATTCTCAGTTAGAGATTCAATTAAAGGGTTATATGATGAAGAAGAAATGAAGTTTGCTGAAGGAATGGGTAAATATACAGCTGAATATTACAATACTGTAAATGGGTTTGCAGAAATGAGAACTCATTGGTTCCCAGCACTTCAAGAAATAACTTTAGGTCAAACTCCAGCAAAA